Genomic DNA from Alphaproteobacteria bacterium:
GAACGCCACGCCACATCGAAACTGACCGACGACAATTTGGATCGTATCGCATCGCTTGGTTTCAGAGGCGAGGCCTTGCCGTCGATCGGTTCTATCGCCCGCCTGTCCATCACCAGCCGTCCGCAAGATCAAGATAGCGGATTTTCAATCAGGGTCGAAAGCGGCAAGAAATCCAAACCGGTTCCGGCCGCGCATAATATCGGCACCAGCATCGATGTCGAAGATTTATTTTACGCCACACCGGCGCGATTGAAATTCATGAAATCGCCAGCGACGGAAAGCGCGCAAATCACCGATACGATCCGGCGGTTGGCGCTGGCCTGCCCCCATATCGCATTCGATTTGAACGATGAGGATGGCGCTATTTTAAAATTAAACGCCGGTCAGGGCGATTTCTTTTCCACCATTCGCGCCCGCGTTGTCGATGTGATGGGCGGCGAATTCGCGGCCAATCATTTGCCAATCGATGTTGAACGGGATGGATACCGTTTATATGGCCTTGTCAGCATTCCAACCTATAGCCGCGGCAACGCGCAAATGCAGTTTTTTACCGTCAATAATCGCCCCGTGCGCGATAAACAATTATTGGGCGCGCTGCGAGCCGCCTATCAAGACGTATTGGCCAGCGACCGTTATCCCTATGTCGCGCTATATTTGGATATTCCGGCACAGGATTTGGATGTTAATGTGCATCCGGCGAAAACCGAGGTGCGGTTCCGCGATGCCAATAAAGTGCGCGGGTTACTGATAGGCGCGATCCGGGCGGCGATTGCCAGCGAACAATCCCTGACATCCAGCAGCAGCAACCAATCCGCCATGATTATGGCTTTCCAGCGGCGCGAAACGGCGCAAAATTATGTGGCGCAACACCAATCCGGCTTTTCCGATTTTATTCCCATGGCGCGCAATCTGGATTCCGCGGCCGCCGAGGCGATTGAAACCCAGATTCATCATCCCCTAGGCGCGGCCGTTGCGCATATTCATGAAAATTATATTGTCGCGCAAACTGAATCGGGCCTGATTTTAATCGACCAGCACGCCGCCCATGAACGGATTGTGTACGAAAAAATGAAAAATGAAATGGCCGCATCCGGCATTAAACGGCAGATTTTATTGATTCCGGAAGTGGTCAAATTGCCGGCCGGGCAAAGCCGCGTATTGTTGGAACGCGCGACGGAATTGGAAAAACTGGGATTAATGGTGGAAAGTTTCGGCGCAGACGCCATTTTGGTGCGCGAGATACCAAGCATATTGGGCAAAAGTTCGGTTGCCGGGATGATCGAACAATTATCCGCCGATTTATCGGATATGGACGGATCGTTGGAATTAGAAAAAAATCTTTGGCAAATATGTTCGACCATGGCGTGCCATGGCAGCGTTAGATCGGGGAGAATTTTAAATGCCGCCGAAATGAATGCGTTATTGCGCCAAATGGAACAAACGCCTAATTCCGGCCAGTGCAATCACGGCAGACCGACCTTTATCGAATTGAGTTTGTCGGATATCGAGAAATTATTTGGCCGCAAATAAATAGAACCGTATCTTCGCCGCGCCATAAACTCGTTCATCCAGCAATTCCAATTCCGGCAATGTATATTCTTCTTTTGCCGCAGATTCGATGACGATCAAAGCACGTGGCGACAGCCAATTATTTTGACGCAAAGATTCGATGCAAGGCGCAATCAATCCTTGGTTATAGGGCGGATCTAAGAATACCAGATCGAACTGTTCCCGCGCCGGCGGCAAATTCAAGGCATCGGCAGAAATAAAATCGCATATGCCTGTCGCTTTCATATCTTCGGCATTGGCGCGCGCGGTTTTAATGTCGCGGTCGATAAAACACGCATAATCCGCGCCACGCGATAACGCCTCCAGCCCCAGCGCGCCACTGCCGCAAAACACATCCAGAACACTTAATTTTTGCGGGATCGGCAAATCGAAAATCGATGCCGGTTTTCCATGCGATAAAATATTGTACAATGCCTGCCGGGCGCGGTCTGATGTGGGGCGAATATCGTTTCCTGGCGGAACCGACAATTTACGGCCTTTGTAAATGCCGGTGGTAATGCGCACTACTTACCCCCAAAATATCCCGGCAGCAATTTATGCAATTGATCCTCGCCGATTTCCTTGGCCTTTCCGGGCCCAAGATCGCGCAATTCAAACGGCCCATACCCAAGCCGCGTCAAACGGTTCACCGCCAGACCGAAATGTTGCATCATTTTGCGGATTTCGCGATTCTTGCCTTCGTGCAAGGTAACAAACAGCCACGCATTGCGCCCGGTGGCCTTGTCTATTTCCACGGTGGCTGGCGCGTATCGCACGCCATCGACCGTTATGCCTTTGCCCAGCCGTTCTATAATTTCCGGCGTAACCGTACCATATACGCGCACGCGATAATGGCGCGAAAAACCGTTTTTGGGCAATTCCATGTACCGCGCCAGTCCGCCATCGTTGGTCAGCAAGATCAATCCCTCGCTGTTTAGATCGAGTCTTCCGACCGATACCACGCGCGGCAACGATTTCGGCAGAATATCGAAAATGGTCGGACGCCCCTGCGGATCATTGTGCGTAACGACATATCCGAGCGGTTTGTGATACAACCATAATTTGGCTTGTTTCGATTTCCATATAAATGGCCGGTTGTTCACCGTGATTTTATTGATTGGCGAAACCACGCAAGCCGGTGTTTTTAACACCTCGCCATCGACCGTAACCCGGCCTTCCAAAATCCATTGCTCGGCCTCGCGCCGCGAACATAATCCCGCATGGGCCAAAACCTTGGCAATACGTTCCGGTTTGTTTTTAATTGGCGCGGTCGGTTTTTTGGTTTGGAAAGAACGGCGCGAATTGAATTTCTGCGTCACGCGTTTCTTAGCGGCCTGTTTTTTAGGTCTGGTCATTGGCATGCCCCGATTAATGCGGAAAATATCTTTGCGTCATGCGGACTGGCCGCGTATTCCGGGTGCCATTGCACGCCCAGGCAAAAACGGTAGGACGGGGATTCTATTCCCTCGATCACGCCATCTCCGGCGCGCGCGCTGACAATCGTGCCGGTGGGAACATTTTTAATCGATTGGTGATGCGATGAATTCACCGCCAAACGATCGACCCCTAAAATACGGTGCAACATCGTGCCAGGCTCCACCGCAATATCGTGCGCGGCTTGATCGAATGGCGGTTTTTGCGAATGTTCGTGCGCATTCGGCACCGCATCTGGAATATGTTGGATCAAACTGCCGCCAAGCGCCACATTCAATGTTTGCATGCCGTTGCAAATGCCCAATACCGCCTTGCCGGATTCCAACGCCGCACGAATCAAGGCGATTTCAAAATCGGCGCGCGGGGAGTTTTTAATTTTGGATTTTGGATGCGGCTCTTCGCCATATAATTTTGGATCCAAATCGTCGCCCGCGCCCACAATCAAAAACCCATCGCATAATAAGCTGTATGCTGCGACGGCGTCCTTGCGATATGGAATTAAAATCGGATTGCCGCCGGCATTGGCCACCGCATCGCTGTAATTTTCGCGCATGGCATAATATGGCCGCCATTCCGAAAACCCGCCCGGTTTCGGTTCCTGCCAGTCTGGAATAATGCCAATCAGCGGTTTTTTCATCTTTTCTGCCCTTGAAGCTCTATTCAATTCTATATAGTTTATACCGTATGCAGAATCAAAATTACATGCAAATCGCGCTGACCGAAGCACGGGCGGCCGAGGCCCGTGGCGAAGTGCCTATTGGCGCGGTGGTGGTCGACAAGTCCGGGCAAATTATTGCGCAAGCAGGCAACAGAACGGAAGAAACGAACGATCCATCCGCCCATGCCGAATTATTAGCATTGCGTATGGCGGCACAAAAAATCGGCGAGCCCAGATTGGTCGATTGCGATTTGTATGTGACGTTGGAGCCATGCACCATGTGCGCGGCGGCGATCAGCCAATTTCGTGTCCGGCGGTTATATTATGGCGCCTATGATCCCAAGGGCGGCGCGGTCGATCATGGCGTTAAATTTTTTGCCTCCCCCACTTGCCACCACGCGCCGGAAATTTACGGCGGCATTATGGAAAGCGAAACCGGCGCGTTATTACGCGGTTTTTTTGAATCGAAACGCGCATAATTCCATATAGAAAAAAACCCGGATTTATTGTATTTTCAAATCCTGCTTAACAAGGGAATTTCCATGAATATTTTGGTCATTGGCGGCGGCGCGCGGGAACATGCATTATGCTGGGCAATAACACAATCGCCCGATTGCGGTAAATTATTTTGCGCCCCTGGCAATTATGGCATTTCGCAAATCGCCGCAGGCGCCAATATATCCGTGACCGATTTTACTGCGATTACCGATTTTATCAAAACCAACAAAATCGATTTTGTGGTTGTCGGCCCGGAACAACCACTAGTCGCCGGACTTGCCGATCATCTGATAAAAATAAATGTGCCTGTATTTGGCCCATCGCAAGCAGCCGCGCAATTAGAAGGATCGAAAGGATTCGTCAAGGATTTATGCCGCGAACATAATATTCCAACCGCCGGATATGAACGCGTTTACGATGTGCCAGCGGCGGAAAAAGTTATAGCCAGAATGAAAGGCAAAGTGGTGGTCAAGGCCGACGGGCTGGCCGCCGGCAAGGGTGTTATTATCGCCGAAAATCAAGCCGAAGCGGTCGGAGCGGCAAAAAAATTATTATCGCCTGGTCCCGAAGGCCATCCGTCGCTGGTTATCGAAGAATTTTTGGATGGCGAGGAAGCGAGCTTCTTTGCCCTGGTCGATGGCGAAACCGTGGTGCCATTGGTCGCGGCGCAAGATCACAAACGCGCCTTTGATGGCGATCTGGGCCCGAATACCGGCGGTATGGGCGCTTACTCCCCCGCGCCAGTTTTTACCCCCGCCATTCAACAACAAGTGATGGAAAAAATTATCCGCCCAACCGCGCGCGCGATGGTATCGCGCGGCATGCCGTTTCGCGGCGTGTTATTTGCCGGCCTGATGATTACCGAGACCGGACCGCATTTGATTGAATATAATGTGCGGTTTGGCGATCCGGAATGCCAGGCGATTTTGCCCCGCCTGGATGGCGATTGGCTGAAGGTTTTATACGCGACCGCGACCGGAAAATTATCCACCCTACCCGCGTTAAAATGGCGCGATATATGTACATTGGGCGTTGTTTACGCCAGCCAAGGGTATCCGGAACAATATAAGAAATACACGCCGATCCGCAATTTGGATGCTCTGAAAGGTCTGCCGCATATTCAACTGTTCCATGCCGCAACCAAATGGAATGAAAATCAAATCGTTGCCGATGGCGGCCGCGTTTTATCTATAGTTGGCGAAGGCACAACCATTGCCGAGGCGCAAAAACGAGCTTATGACGCGATTGGCAAAATCGACTGGCCGGACGGTTTTTACCGCAAAGATATTGGCTGGCGCGCGATTGCCGGCAAAAAACAAGTGGCGTAAATGGCCGATCCGGCATTTCAAAATTCTCCCAGCAATATTCCCGAATTTACGGTTTCGGAAATTGCCCATGCGGTTAAACGCGTGGTCGAAGGCAGTTTTGAACGGGTGCGGGTGCGCGGAGAAATATCAGGCCTAAGCCGCCCGGCATCGGGCCATGTATATTTCAAATTAAAAGACGCGGATGCGGTTTTGGACGGCGTGTGCTGGAAATTCAGCGTGCCGCGATTGAAAATAAAACCGGAAGACGGGATGGAAATCATCGCGACCGGCAAGGTTTCAACCTATCCCGGCGGATCGCGATATCAGATTATCGTCGATTCGATCGAACTTGCCGGCCAAGGCGCATTGTTAAAATTGCTGGAAGAACGCAAGAAAAAACTGGCCGCCGAAGGATTATTCGATCCCGAACGAAAAAAGAAATTGCCGTTCTTGCCGCGCGTTATTGGCGTGGTGACATCCCCGACTGGCGCCGTTATCCGTGACATCCTGCATCGTTTGGCCGATCGGTTTCCTCGCGATGTATTGGTTTGGCCGGTGCCGGTGCAGGGCGATGGCGCCGCCGCGCAAATCGCCGCCGCGATTACGGGCTTTGACACAAAATTGCCGGAAAATGGCATTCCAAAGCCCGATGTTTTAATCGTCGCGCGCGGCGGCGGCAGTATCGAGGATTTATGGGAATTTAACGATGAATCGGTCGTCCGCGCTGTCGCCAATTGTTCAATTCCGGTTATTTCGGCAGTGGGGCATGAAACCGATGTTACTTTGATCGATTATGTCGCCGATGTTCGCGCGCCGACACCAACCGCGGCGGCGGAATTGGCGGTACCGGTGCGATTGCAATTGATCGCCGCCATGGCGGATAAAACCGCAAGACTACAAAATGCCATCGCCAAATTTCTGCAATTGCATAAAAAACATTTGCAAAGCCTGTCCCGCGGCCTGCCCCACCCGCGCGAACGTTTAGCGATGATGCAGCAGAAACTGGATGAACGCGTTTTACGCCTGTCCAAATCGGTTGCCGCGTTTCTACATGCGCGAAACCTGCGATTGCATAAGATTCATATTTCGCCCGAATTATTGCGGCTTGACCTGCGCCGCCAAGGGCAACAAATCAAACAATCCGAAGCCCGATTGCGCCAGGCGATCATACGGCATTTGCAGCGCGCCAAAGATCAGTTTTCCAAACAAACAAGGCTGCTGCAAACCCTGTCTTATGAACGGGTGTTGGAGCGCGGATTTGCGTTAATGCTGGATCAAAATGGCCAGGCGGTGACTAAAATCGACGCCGTCAATGTCGGCGAAGATTACAGAATTCGTTTGCACGATGGAGAATCCACAGCCACGATTAAAGACAAGAAGAGAAAATAGTTACATAAACCGGCTTAATAATTTTTCCAATTGGCCTGGATCGGACCATTCCACCCGCACGTGAATAGGTTCGATATTTTCTTGCAGATTTTGTTCGATGCGCACTAAATCTTTGGCGGTTGTGACCAGATGGGCGCCTTGGCGTTCGGCTTCTTTGATCAGTAAAACAATTTCCGAGGAATTGAAATAATGATGATCGGGAAAATCATGGGTTTCAATTACATTTAAACCGTAATCCCGCAACATATGGTAAAATTTTTGTGGGCGGCCGATTCCGGCAAAAGCCATGATTTTCCGGCCCTTCAGTTTTTCGATTTGCCGCGCATCCGGCACCATCCTGGCTTGCAGAATCGGCTTGCTGCTTGGAATCCTGGCAAATAGATGGTGTTTATCTTGGCCGTACAGAACGATGGTATCGGCGCGATCGACCGCATGATCGAATTTTTCGCGCAATGGCCCGGCCGGAATGATCCGGCCATTGCCAACGCCATATTCGCCATCCACCACCAGCAACGATAAATCTTTGTGAAGATATGGATTCTGAAATCCATCATCCATCACAATAACATCCGCGCCTTCGGATACGGCCAATTTAGACGCGGCGACACGATCTTCGCCGATGACGGTTATGCCCGTGCGGGTCAATAATAAGGCTTCATCGCCAACATGAATCGCTTGATGCGCGTGGGGATCGACCACCAATGGACCGCCATAAATGCCCCCATACCCATAACTTAGAAATACCGGGGTTTTATTCTGTTTTTTAAAAAACTCGCCCAGACTGAGGCAAATTGGCGTTTTTCCCGCCCCGCCAGCCACCACATTGCCGACACAAATAACCGGCACAGATGCCTTGTATGTTTTGGCGAAATCGCGGCGCATTTTTCCAAGTCCGGCATATAACCAGCTTAAGGGCGTAAAACAACGCGCGGCGGGGCAATCGATATGCCAAAACTCAGGCGTTTGCATAGCGCACATCCTGTTGTTGAACAGGGCCTATATAGGGCTGCAAACGCGCCACTACAAAATCTAAAATCCGGTCTTGACTTTGTGCCACGGCAAGCGCTCGTTGCCCCAGACTTTGAGAAATATAAATATCGCCCAGCAATCTTTGCACATAGGATTGCAATTCCAAATCATTATTTACCACCCAGGCCGCTTGCGCGGATTGCATCGCCTGATGAAGATCAACAAAATTCTGCATTTGCGGACCATAAACTATGGCGCATCCATATCGCGCCGGTTCCAGCAAATTATGCCCGCCTTTGACTTTTAAACTGCCGCCCATGAATACGATTTTACAAACGGAGAAAAACAAACCAAGCTCGCCAATCGTATCGGCTAAATATATATCGGTTGAAGCCGCAATGGCTTGGCCGCGCGAACGCACAGCCACATTCAGCCCCAATATGCGCAATTCATTTTGAATCTTGGTGCTGCGTTGCGGGTGGCGCGGAGCGATAATAGTCAAAAGCCCCGGATATTTTTGCCGTAAAACACGATGCGCTTCGCCGATCGATTTTTCCTCGCCCTCATGCGTGCTGGCGGCGCACCATACAAGCCTGCTGCCTATAGATTGCTGTAACCAATGCCGGTCAGCCTGGCGATAAGGCAGTGGAGCGGCGGCAAATTTTAAATTTCCGGAAATTTCAACTGGCGATGCGCCAAGCGCCGTAAAATAACGCGCATAAGTTTCATTTTGCGCCAGCACATGAGAAAAGTTTTTCAATAATTGCGCAATAAAACCAGGATTCTTTTGCCAAGATTCAAATGATTCATCCGACATGCGCGCGTTCAATAAAACAATATCTATATTGCGCGCCTTGGTTTGGGAAATCAGATTCGGCCATAATTCCGATTCCACCCAAATGGCGAAATTTGGCATCCAATGATGCAAAAAACTGTCCACCCATCCTGGATGGTCCAGCGGAATATATTGATGCAACAACCGGGAATGCAGGCGTGGCTTTATAAATTCCGCCGATGTTTTTGTGCCGGTGGTGATTAAAACGGTGATATTCGGATAAAGTATAAATAGCCGTTCGATCAAGGTTAATACCGATTGGCTTTCGCCGACGCTGGCCGCATGTATCCAAACCAAACGCCCGGCGGGACGTGGCATAGTAGCCCGTCCGAATCGTTCGCATAGACGTTGTGGGTCTTCCTTACCCAACCGCACACGGATTTTTAAATACAACCGCAAAATCGGGGCGATCGCACGCAGTGTCCATCGATACAGAGTCAGTTTATTCATGATGCTTTCCGTTGAGACATCATATCATTAAGCCTGGATTCGTCCAAGGGGATTGGCGTCTGACCGCATAATTGGTCGGAACGATTCGAAACATCTATCAAGTCCTGCTCTAATTTCTGGCGGTATAGTTCCAGGTCCGCGTCGCTGCAATCTTGCGGCACATGGATAGGATTACCCCATACATAGGCGCCACGCGAAAATGGCAAACAGACCAAAAACCGGTCCCAACTTTGTAAAACCTTGCGTTTACTGGTCGCAACCGAAACATTAACGATTGGAATGCCGGTTAGTTTCGCCAGATACACAGGGCCAGGCGCGGCTTGGAATCGCGGCCCACGCGGCCCATCCGGGGTAATGCCGACACAATAACTCTGTTCAATTTTTTCGACCATTTCCCGCAATGCGGCGCTGCTGCCGCGCGAGGTGGAGCCTGTAACCGTGCCCACGCCATAATGATGAATAGTTTGTGAAATAAATCTGCCGTCACGATGCTGCGAAATCAAAATCGTCGCCTTCACCCCTTTGCGCCAGCAACGGCACATGCACAGCAAACGATTATGCCAAAAACAGACGATCATCGGTTTGCCGGCATCCCAAAATGATTCCGGCACCGCGCGATTATGGTGTTCCCAGCGCGACGTGTAATACACCAATTCCATATATAAATAGGCAACCCAGGAAATCAGCGATTGCACCAACGAAGATTGAATCAATTTGCGGCGGAATTTTTTGGACATTTACGCGTTCACTGCGTTCAATTGCGGCGCTGGTTGGTTCTGATCCTGGGCCTGATATTGCATGCTATATAATTTGGCATACGCACCGCCCTTGGCCAGCAATTGTTGATGGGTGCCGGATTCCACCACCCAACCTTGATCGATGACATAAATCAAATCCGCGTTGACGATGGTCGACAGGCGATGCGCAATCACAATCGTGGTTCTGCCGCGCATCAAATCCTGCAAGGCGCTTTGTACCTGGCGTTCGGTATTGCTGTCGAGCGCCGAGGTTGCCTCGTCCAGCAACAGAATGGGCGCGTTTTTCAGCATGGCGCGGGCAATCGCCACGCGTTGCCGCTGGCCACCCGACAATTTCGATCCTTGCGGACCAACCGGTGTGTCGTATCCATTTGGCATGGACATGATAAATTCATGCGCGCCCGCCGCCTTGGCCGCCTGAATAATATCCAGCTCCCCGGCGTTCTTTTGGCCATAGGCAATATTGGCGCGGATCGTATCGTCGAACAGCAAAGTTTCCTGGCTGACCAGCGCCATCGCATCGCGCAGGCTATGCAAAGTTACATCGCGCACATTCTGGCCATCAATCACGATAGAACCCTTGCTTACATCATAAAAGCGCGGGATTAGATTTAAAATCGTACTTTTGCCGCCGCCCGATGGACCGACCAGGGCCGTAGTGCGGCCAGCCGGAATATCCAGTTGCATATTCCATAACGCGGTTTTGCCATTATCATACGAAAATTCGACATCGCGGAATTCGATTTTGGCTTGAGCCAATTCTAAATCCTTGGCATCCGGAGCGTCGACAATTTTAGACGGCACTTCGAGCAAGTCATAAATACGCTGGGCGGAAGCCATGCCTTCTTGCAATCCGGCGTTTAATTTTGCAAGGCCTTTTAACGGCTCATACGCCAACAATAACGCCGTGATAAACGAGAAAAAAGCGCCCGTGGTTTTATAGCCGTCAATAACCTGATATCCGCCATAAATAATAACGGCGCAAACCGCGATGGCGCCGAAAAATTCCATAATGGGAGAATTCGCGGAACGATAACGTTGCGAACGTTGGGATAAAATATAAAGATTTTCGGTCAAATGTTCGGCGCGGGAAACTTCTTCGTCTTCTGTATTATTCGCCTTCACGTGGCGCATGCCATGAAATACTTGTTCCAATAATGATGCATACGTGCCCGCGCTGCCCTGCGATGTATACGATAATTTACGCACCTTACGGCCCAATTTGGCAATCGGAAACGCGGTTAAAGGAAAAACTACCAGCGCGATAAAAGCCAATTTGGCGTCCTGATAAAACAACATCCCCATCAGGAAAATCAGTGTCAGAATATCCTTGCCCATGCCCGTGATGGTGTTCGCCACCGCATAACGCAACATCCCTACGTCATATGTAAAGCGCGATACCAACGCGCCAGTTTGCGAACCGTGAAAAAATGCCAGATCCGCGCGCACCACATGGCGGAACATCCGGTTTTGCAAATCGCGAATAATGCCCTGGCCAATGCCGTTCATCAGCATCGCCTCGCCATAAGTCGCAAGGCCGCGCACGGCGAACAATACGATTACCGCAAGACCGATTGGCCACAGGGCGGCTTCGTTTTTTTCGATAAATATTTTATCCAGAATCGGTTCGATCAATTTTGCAAATGTGGCCGTGGTCGCGGCGATAATGACCATCATGCACAAGGCCAGACCCAGGCGGCCCTTATAATTTTTAATGTGATCGCGCGCCAAGCGGCGCATAAGAGTACGGGTGGTAGCAAAATTCGGTTTGATTTTATCCATCTATTGTCCCGCCAGCGTCATTTGCCCGACACGAATTGTCGGACTGTCGACGCCATATTTAAATTCCAAATCATTGGCCGGCGTCAGTTCCATAAACATTTCCGATAAATGCCCGGCGATGGTGACTTCCGATACGGGATAAGCAATCTGCCCGTTTTCAATCCAAAACCCGGATGCGCCCTGGCTGTAATCGCCAGTAACCAGATTCACTCCCATGCCCATGGTTTCAGTGACATAGAACCCTTGCTTAATATCGGCCATCAATTGTTGCGGCGTAACCGAACCAGAAGCCAAATAAAAATTGCTGATCGAAGGCGATGGCACACTGGAAACGCCGCGCACCGCATGACCGGTCGAATGCAAACCCAATTGACGGGCGGAGCGGCAATCCATAATCCAATTCTTTAAATAACCGCCTTCGATAAAATGAATATTGCGCGTCGCGATGCCTTCGGCATCGAACGGCCGGGACCGCAAGGCGCGTGGGCGCGATGGATCGTCGATAATATTGATGGAGCCCTTAAATATTTGCTGACCCATTTTCGATTTCAAGAATGATGTGCCACGCGCCACCGTCGCGCCATTGATTGCGCTGGCCACATATCCCACAATACCGCGCGCGACGCGCGGATCGAATACCACCGGCACTTGCTGTGTTTTGACTTTGCGCGGATTCAGGCGCCTTACAGCACGCTCGCCGGCCTTGCGGCCGATAATATCCGGCGAGATCATGTCCTTGTAAAAAACGGCGGAGCTATAATCATAATCGCGCTCCATCCCGGTGCCTTCGCCGGCAATCACCGATGCCGATACTGAAAAACTCGATTGATCATATTCACCGGCAAGACCATTACTATTTACCAAATAAATTTTAGAACGGCTGGCGTGCGCGTCGCCGCCTTCGCTTTTGGTAACGCCTTTAACGGCTTGCGCGGCGTCCTCGGCTTTCTTTGCCCATTCTTGCAATTTTTCTTCGCCAATATCGGAATCATCGGCGTTATGATGCTTATGCTCGCCAATCAAAGAGTCGTTTTTATCGGCAAGGCCGCAATACGGATCATCCGGCGAGGCCTTGGCCATCGCGACCGCGCGGTCAACCACTTCGTTGATTTCGGTTAAATTGGAATAGGACGAAGATACTACCGATTGTTTTTTACCGATAAATACGCGCAAACCAACATCGGCCGAGGCGGAGCGTTCCAATTTTTCCAGCTTGCCGTACCGTACCGATACATCCTGGCTAACGGAGTCCACCAAAATAGCGTCGGCCGCGCTTGCCCCCTTGGCAATCGCTTTACCAATAATATCGCCCAAAAAATTCAAATGATCCGTCATTATAAAATCGTTTCCATAAATAAAGCCGAGGAT
This window encodes:
- a CDS encoding tetraacyldisaccharide 4'-kinase, which codes for MCAMQTPEFWHIDCPAARCFTPLSWLYAGLGKMRRDFAKTYKASVPVICVGNVVAGGAGKTPICLSLGEFFKKQNKTPVFLSYGYGGIYGGPLVVDPHAHQAIHVGDEALLLTRTGITVIGEDRVAASKLAVSEGADVIVMDDGFQNPYLHKDLSLLVVDGEYGVGNGRIIPAGPLREKFDHAVDRADTIVLYGQDKHHLFARIPSSKPILQARMVPDARQIEKLKGRKIMAFAGIGRPQKFYHMLRDYGLNVIETHDFPDHHYFNSSEIVLLIKEAERQGAHLVTTAKDLVRIEQNLQENIEPIHVRVEWSDPGQLEKLLSRFM
- a CDS encoding 3-deoxy-D-manno-octulosonic acid transferase; this encodes MNKLTLYRWTLRAIAPILRLYLKIRVRLGKEDPQRLCERFGRATMPRPAGRLVWIHAASVGESQSVLTLIERLFILYPNITVLITTGTKTSAEFIKPRLHSRLLHQYIPLDHPGWVDSFLHHWMPNFAIWVESELWPNLISQTKARNIDIVLLNARMSDESFESWQKNPGFIAQLLKNFSHVLAQNETYARYFTALGASPVEISGNLKFAAAPLPYRQADRHWLQQSIGSRLVWCAASTHEGEEKSIGEAHRVLRQKYPGLLTIIAPRHPQRSTKIQNELRILGLNVAVRSRGQAIAASTDIYLADTIGELGLFFSVCKIVFMGGSLKVKGGHNLLEPARYGCAIVYGPQMQNFVDLHQAMQSAQAAWVVNNDLELQSYVQRLLGDIYISQSLGQRALAVAQSQDRILDFVVARLQPYIGPVQQQDVRYANA
- a CDS encoding DUF374 domain-containing protein, producing MSKKFRRKLIQSSLVQSLISWVAYLYMELVYYTSRWEHHNRAVPESFWDAGKPMIVCFWHNRLLCMCRCWRKGVKATILISQHRDGRFISQTIHHYGVGTVTGSTSRGSSAALREMVEKIEQSYCVGITPDGPRGPRFQAAPGPVYLAKLTGIPIVNVSVATSKRKVLQSWDRFLVCLPFSRGAYVWGNPIHVPQDCSDADLELYRQKLEQDLIDVSNRSDQLCGQTPIPLDESRLNDMMSQRKAS
- a CDS encoding ATP-binding cassette domain-containing protein, producing the protein MDKIKPNFATTRTLMRRLARDHIKNYKGRLGLALCMMVIIAATTATFAKLIEPILDKIFIEKNEAALWPIGLAVIVLFAVRGLATYGEAMLMNGIGQGIIRDLQNRMFRHVVRADLAFFHGSQTGALVSRFTYDVGMLRYAVANTITGMGKDILTLIFLMGMLFYQDAKLAFIALVVFPLTAFPIAKLGRKVRKLSYTSQGSAGTYASLLEQVFHGMRHVKANNTEDEEVSRAEHLTENLYILSQRSQRYRSANSPIMEFFGAIAVCAVIIYGGYQVIDGYKTTGAFFSFITALLLAYEPLKGLAKLNAGLQEGMASAQRIYDLLEVPSKIVDAPDAKDLELAQAKIEFRDVEFSYDNGKTALWNMQLDIPAGRTTALVGPSGGGKSTILNLIPRFYDVSKGSIVIDGQNVRDVTLHSLRDAMALVSQETLLFDDTIRANIAYGQKNAGELDIIQAAKAAGAHEFIMSMPNGYDTPVGPQGSKLSGGQRQRVAIARAMLKNAPILLLDEATSALDSNTERQVQSALQDLMRGRTTIVIAHRLSTIVNADLIYVIDQGWVVESGTHQQLLAKGGAYAKLYSMQYQAQDQNQPAPQLNAVNA
- a CDS encoding TldD/PmbA family protein; this translates as MTDHLNFLGDIIGKAIAKGASAADAILVDSVSQDVSVRYGKLEKLERSASADVGLRVFIGKKQSVVSSSYSNLTEINEVVDRAVAMAKASPDDPYCGLADKNDSLIGEHKHHNADDSDIGEEKLQEWAKKAEDAAQAVKGVTKSEGGDAHASRSKIYLVNSNGLAGEYDQSSFSVSASVIAGEGTGMERDYDYSSAVFYKDMISPDIIGRKAGERAVRRLNPRKVKTQQVPVVFDPRVARGIVGYVASAINGATVARGTSFLKSKMGQQIFKGSINIIDDPSRPRALRSRPFDAEGIATRNIHFIEGGYLKNWIMDCRSARQLGLHSTGHAVRGVSSVPSPSISNFYLASGSVTPQQLMADIKQGFYVTETMGMGVNLVTGDYSQGASGFWIENGQIAYPVSEVTIAGHLSEMFMELTPANDLEFKYGVDSPTIRVGQMTLAGQ